The Daucus carota subsp. sativus chromosome 9, DH1 v3.0, whole genome shotgun sequence genome window below encodes:
- the LOC108200370 gene encoding photosystem II D1 precursor processing protein PSB27-H2, chloroplastic: MGVSVSWAPAVARAIEKDGGLNGYKPEFRTHATLPYKKTFLHRRHVLVCGGASLFTILTLNWPLTSSPAWAAEESTSQEDKDETVVDAIKSLFDPDEKTKSGKVLPKAYLKSAREVVKTLRESVNEDPKDNAKFRRTADAAKASIRDYLGNWRGNQMVVKEESYVMLEKAIRSLASFYSKAGPTAAMPEEVKSDILSDLNTAEEFL, encoded by the exons ATGGGTGTTTCAGTTTCATGGGCCCCTGCTGTTGCTAGAGCTATTGAGAAAGATGGAGGCTTGAATGGCT ATAAACCAGAGTTCAGGACTCATGCCACATTACCTTATAAGAAAACATTTTTACATCGTCGACATGTTTTAGTATGTGGTGGAGCTTCTTTATTTACCATATTAACCCTAAACTGGCCTTTAACATCATCACCGGCTTGGGCTGCAGAGGAGTCAACTAGCCAAGAAGATAAGGATGAAACAGTTGTTGATGCCATAAAGTCTCTGTTTGATCCTGACGAGAAAACAAAGTCAGGAAAGGTGTTGCCTAAGGCATATCTAAAATCTGCAAGGGAGGTGGTGAAGACGCTGCGTGAGTCAGTTAATGAAGATCCTAAGGATAATGCCAAGTTTAGACGGACAGCAGATGCAGCAAAGGCATCGATTCGAGATTATCTTGGTAACTGGAGGGGAAATCAAATGGTTGTCAAGGAG GAATCATATGTCATGCTCGAAAAGGCCATCAGATCGCTAGCTAGCTTCTACTCCAAAGCTGGCCCGACCGCTGCAATGCCGGAGGAAGTTAAATCTGACATTCTCTCTGACTTGAACACTGCAGaagaatttttgtaa
- the LOC108200429 gene encoding probable serine/threonine-protein kinase WNK9, which translates to MNGVISSEPDDSEFVEVDPTGRYGRYNEVLGKGASKTVYRAFDEYEGIEVAWNQVKFSDFLQSPEDLERLFNEINLLKSLKHTNIMKFYTSWVDTANRHINFVTEMFTSGTLRQYRQKHKKVNIRAVKHWCRQILEGLLYLHSHDPPIIHRDLKCDNIFVNGNQGEVKIGDLGLAAILRKSHAAHCVGTPEFMAPEVYAEQYNELVDIYAFGMCILEMVTFEYPYSECFYPAQIYKKVVSGKKPDSLYKVKDPEIREFIEKCLATASCRLPAKELLNDPFLRFDDYESCLVPLENCRGWNGTGPMLRQPLLRIDSNNSLNHPYSCYSGNYEPGVDFEYIPPDFQSNEIDFMPIREGEHFENVDITIKGKREDDGIFLRLRMDDKEGRVRNIYFPFDIESDTALSVAAEMVLELDITDQEVTKIADMINGEILLLVPEWNKGSGLGEECTNHTIFGNCHNCDSNGTHLNSYSPTDPCIENLQVLHCSTNSYGAVHGRFEEIMYQYEASEQCVTEGAPVVSSQSAGTHYELSLQGSDNDIEQLEELCLRKEKKVVNVDRERYRKPTGDLADVFDNEIRQELRWLKAKYQMQLRELRDQQVRAISRNTSFSKRTDEKKERTNHQTRSSTYMDEETQSNLLRKFASERHLDFCFANDVDKSCVNKKICKYDAAVYDSYSPEDMARGKSFYTEVVLPQNLHRATSLPVDAIYF; encoded by the exons ATGAATGGTGTTATTTCTTCTGAACCAGATGACTCTGAGTTTGTTGAGGTTGACCCTACTGGAAGATATGGAAGG TATAATGAAGTTCTTGGGAAAGGAGCATCAAAGACTGT ttataGAGCTTTTGATGAGTATGAAGGGATTGAAGTGGCCTGGAATCAAGTAAAGTTCAGTGATTTTCTACAGAGTCCTGAGGATCTTGAGAGGTTGTTTAATGAGATTAATCTGCTCAAGAGTTTGAAACACACCAATATCATGAAATTCTACACTTCTTGGGTTGACACAGCTAATAGACACATTAATTTTGTCACAGAGATGTTCACTTCTGGTACTCTTAGACA ATATAGGCAAAAACACAAGAAAGTGAACATCAGAGCAGTAAAACATTGGTGTAGGCAGATTTTGGAAGGCCTTCTTTACCTCCATAGCCATGATCCTCCAATTATACATAGAGATCTTAAGTGtgacaatatttttgtaaatggtAATCAAGGGGAAGTCAAGATTGGTGATCTTGGCCTTGCTGCAATACTACGCAAATCACACGCTGCTCACTGCGTTG GAACGCCAGAGTTCATGGCTCCGGAGGTGTATGCAGAGCAATACAATGAATTAGTGGACATATATGCATTTGGAATGTGCATTTTGGAAATGGTCACCTTTGAATATCCGTATAgtgaatgcttctaccctgcTCAGATATACAAGAAAGTTGTATCT GGTAAAAAGCCAGATTCTTTATACAAAGTCAAGGATCCTGAAATAAGAGAATTTATTGAGAAGTGTTTAGCCACTGCATCTTGCAGGCTCCCTGCCAAGGAACTCCTTAATGACCCGTTTCTTCGATTTGATGATTATGAATCTTGTTTGGTGCCACTAGAGAATTGCAGAGGTTGGAATGGAACAGGCCCCATGTTAAGACAACCTCTCCTGAGAATTGACAGTAACAACTCTTTGAACCATCCTTACTCTTGTTATAGTGGAAATTATGAACCAGGAGTTGACTTTGAATACATTCCCCCTGATTTTCAATCAAATGAAATCGACTTTATGCCGATTAGAGAGGGTGAGCATTTTGAAAACGTTGATATCACCATTAAGGGGAAAAGGGAAGATGATGGTATCTTTTTAAGGCTTAGAATGGATGATAAAGAAG GTCGTGTCCGAAATATATACTTCCCCTTTGATATAGAATCAGACACTGCTCTGAGTGTTGCTGCAGAAATGGTCTTGGAATTGGATATTACAGATCAGGAAGTGACTAAAATTGCTGACATGATCAATGGCGAAATACTATTGCTGGTACCGGAGTGGAATAAGGGATCAGGTTTAGGAGAAGAATGCACCAATCATACAATTTTTGGTAACTGTCATAATTGTGATTCAAATGGTACTCATTTGAACTCTTATTCCCCAACCGATCCGTGTATAGAGAACCTTCAAGTCCTTCATTGTTCAACAAATAGCTATGGTGCGGTTCATGGCCGGTTTGAAGAGATCATGTACCAGTATGAGGCATCTGAGCAATGTGTTACAGAAGGTGCACCAGTCGTGTCAAGTCAATCTGCTGGCACACACTACGAATTGAGCTTGCAAGGATCAGATAACGACATTGAGCAACTTGAAGAATTATGTTTAAGGAAAGAGAAGAAAGTCGTCAATGTTGACCGGGAGAGGTATAGAAAACCAACAGGCGATTTGGCAGACGTTTTTGATAATGAAATAAGGCAAGAACTTAGGTGGCTAAAGGCCAAGTATCAAATGCAATTGAGGGAGCTGAGAGATCAACAAGTACGAGCCATTTCAAGAAACACGAGTTTCTCAAAGAGAACTGATGAGAAAAAAGAACGGACGAATCATCAAACACGTTCTTCAACTTATATGGATGAGGAAACGCAGAGCAATCTTCTTAGAAAATTTGCTTCCGAGAGGCATTTAGATTTTTGCTTTGCTAATGATGTTGATAAAAGTTGTGTAAACAAAAAGATCTGTAAGTATGATGCAGCAGTTTATGATTCTTATAGTCCAGAAGACATGGCCAGAGGCAAGAGTTTCTACACAGAAGTTGTTCTTCCACAAAACCTTCACAGAGCTACTTCTCTTCCTGTTGATGCAATTTATTTCTAA